In Eulemur rufifrons isolate Redbay chromosome 3, OSU_ERuf_1, whole genome shotgun sequence, a single window of DNA contains:
- the LINS1 gene encoding protein Lines homolog 1 isoform X1 gives MKAFYEVLEQLYKKVLVGATLENDSHHYIFYLNPAFSDQDCLTTTSLEWTDTFGIQDKDQLSSLKVAPISVAPVRLKSTSQMNDAREVILLQLTVMEVMITRILSVKTEFHAKEKYRDIIKNLLESAEVDTKLISMFQNLDKLLSHMAAKCLALLLYFQLKEKITLSNSWVTFCQKNLSEYSESDKVIYCLWTHIAVIKEIFKDTCSQKAEILKEFLIPFETVFEVFYNSLFSQHFENCQDTSKIINSLMCFLELLELLMASRIYLKLYFTCQRILFLKPSCVLQVITWPVQAFVKRKVIIFIKKCLLHKVGEDLFRGSMPALMPSDCHLEMDMLALANAVLQAVNLGLLKTLSVHGKPSFFGGDEIQPGCEHISGPDHVILRAVSLVIMKALEIKFQNCTSANEMKVDLQRFMSELLTFLKPHLQPSLQLHNPCEWLSRVFIEQDDDMLEAAKASVSIYLTLTRECEATESLTQEKEMCKHHTHENGYNPHCIFLFFLKNIGFDSTVLLDFLISSETCFLEYFVKYLKLLQKDWDNFFTICKYFDAAESKYDVNICGCDSSLAQDRSTNQTIPHRLTILDSHVNACAWVSWASDAASEPRNQVVMSKEAHIMQAHSLSSPQASQSLVDYDSSDDSEVDSTNQCSANSKQTSLHQEAIKKIQDAAETSRDIKELSLDPQSRPLVPKHFNTPFSVNCEVAPNNTVLKVGISYRTVKCFKELQVAIYRLQKKNLFPYNPTALLKLLKYVEAICNKSMSPL, from the exons ATGAAAGCTTTCTATGAAGTTTTAGAACAATTATATAAGAAGGTACTTGTTGGAGCTACACTTGAAAATGACAGCCATCATTACATCTTTTATCTCAACCCAGCATTTTCAGATCAAGATTGCTTAACAACCACCTCCTTAGAATGGACGGACACGTTTGGCATCCAGGACAAGGATCAGCTATCCTCTCTCAAGGTGGCTCCCATTTCTGTAGCACCTGTGCGTTTGAAGAGCACCTCTCAGATGAATGATGCCAGAGAAGTAATACTCCTTCAGTTAACAGTGATGGAAGTGATGATAACCAGGATATTGTCTGTCAAAACTGAGTTCCATGCAAAGGAGAAATACAGagatataattaaaaatcttttagaatCAGCTGAAGTCGATACTAAATTA ATCTCTATGTTCCAAAATTTGGATAAATTGTTATCTCACATGGCTGCAAAGTGCCTTGCATTGCTTCTGTATTTCCAATTGAAAGAAAAG ATAACATTAAGTAATTCCTGGGTTACTTTTTgccaaaaaaatctttctgaataCTCTGAGAGTGATAAAGTAATATACTGCCTCTGGACTCATATAGCTGTAATAAAAGAAATCTTCAAAGATACATGTTCACAAAAAGCAG AAATTCTAAAGGAGTTCCTGATTCCTTTTGAAACTGTTTTTGAAGTATTTTACAATTCCTTATTTTCTCAGCATTTTGAAAACTGCCAAGATActtctaaaataataaacagcTTGATGTGTTTTCTGGAATTGCTTGAGCTTCTCATGGCCTCCAGAATCTACCTGAAGCTTTATTTCACTTGCcagaggattttatttttgaaaccatCTTGTGTGCTACAAGTTATTACCTGGCCTGTTCAGGCTTTTGTCAAAAGGAAGGTCATCATATTTATCAAAAAGTGCCTTCTCCATAAAGTGGGTGAAGACCTCTTTCGTGGATCTATGCCTGCCTTAATGCCGTCAGACTGTCATTTAGAGATGGACATGTTGGCTTTAGCGAATGCGGTTTTGCAAGCTGTGAATTTGGGGTTGTTGAAGACATTGTCTGTTCATGGAAAACCTTCCTTCTTTGGAGGTGATGAAATTCAGCCTGGATGTGAACATATCTCTGGTCCAGATCATGTGATCCTTAGAGCAGTGAGTTTAGTTATAATGAAAGCCTTAGAAATCAAGTTTCAAAATTGCACCTCAGCAAACGAAATGAAAG TTGACTTACAGAGGTTCATGTCTGAGTTATTGACCTTCCTAAAGCCTCACCTTCAGCCCTCTCTGCAGTTACACAATCCATGTGAATGGCTGTCTAGGGTCTTCATAGAACAGGATGATGACATGCTGGAGGCTGCTAAAGCATCGGTGAGCATCTACCTAACATTGACCAg aGAATGTGAAGCTACTGAAAGCTTgacccaagaaaaagaaatgtgtaagCACCACACACATGAAAATGGCTACAATCCtcattgtattttcttattcttcttaaaaaatatagGTTTTGATTCTACAGTTCTTCTTGACTTTTTGATTTCATCAGAAACCtgttttcttgaatattttgttaaatatttaaaattactgcAAAAAGACTGGGATAATTTTTTTACCATTTGCAAGTACTTTGATGCAGCTGAATCTAAATATGATGTAAATATTTGTGGTTGTGACTCCTCACTTGCCCAAGACAGAAGCACCAACCAAACGATACCTCATCGCTTGACTATTCTTGATAGTCATGTAAATGCTTGTGCTTGGGTCTCCTGGGCTTCGGATGCTGCTTCTGAACCACGGAACCAGGTTGTGATGTCCAAGGAGGCCCACATCATGCAGGCTCATAGTCTGTCTTCTCCCCAGGCTTCCCAAAGTCTGGTAGATTATGACAGCTCTGATGATTCTGAAGTGGACTCCACAAACCAGTGTTCAGCGAACAGTAAACAGACATCTTTACACCAAGAAGCTATTAAGAAAATTCAGGATGCAGCTGAGACAAGTAGGGATATAAAAGAACTTAGCCTAGATCCTCAATCAAGGCCTCTGGTTCCAAAACACTTTAATACTCCCTTCTCTGTTAACTGTGAAGTAGCCCCAAATAATACTGTCTTGAAAGTGGGAATATCTTACAGAACAGTAAAAtgcttcaaagagctacaagttgCCATTTACCgtttacagaagaaaaatcttttccCATATAATCCAACTGCACTTTTGAAATTGTTAAAATATGTAGAGGCAATATGTAATAAAAGTATGAGCCCTTTGTAA
- the LINS1 gene encoding protein Lines homolog 1 isoform X2: MKAFYEVLEQLYKKVLVGATLENDSHHYIFYLNPAFSDQDCLTTTSLEWTDTFGIQDKDQLSSLKVAPISVAPVRLKSTSQMNDAREVILLQLTVMEVMITRILSVKTEFHAKEKYRDISMFQNLDKLLSHMAAKCLALLLYFQLKEKITLSNSWVTFCQKNLSEYSESDKVIYCLWTHIAVIKEIFKDTCSQKAEILKEFLIPFETVFEVFYNSLFSQHFENCQDTSKIINSLMCFLELLELLMASRIYLKLYFTCQRILFLKPSCVLQVITWPVQAFVKRKVIIFIKKCLLHKVGEDLFRGSMPALMPSDCHLEMDMLALANAVLQAVNLGLLKTLSVHGKPSFFGGDEIQPGCEHISGPDHVILRAVSLVIMKALEIKFQNCTSANEMKEQDDDMLEAAKASVSIYLTLTRECEATESLTQEKEMCKHHTHENGYNPHCIFLFFLKNIGFDSTVLLDFLISSETCFLEYFVKYLKLLQKDWDNFFTICKYFDAAESKYDVNICGCDSSLAQDRSTNQTIPHRLTILDSHVNACAWVSWASDAASEPRNQVVMSKEAHIMQAHSLSSPQASQSLVDYDSSDDSEVDSTNQCSANSKQTSLHQEAIKKIQDAAETSRDIKELSLDPQSRPLVPKHFNTPFSVNCEVAPNNTVLKVGISYRTVKCFKELQVAIYRLQKKNLFPYNPTALLKLLKYVEAICNKSMSPL; the protein is encoded by the exons ATGAAAGCTTTCTATGAAGTTTTAGAACAATTATATAAGAAGGTACTTGTTGGAGCTACACTTGAAAATGACAGCCATCATTACATCTTTTATCTCAACCCAGCATTTTCAGATCAAGATTGCTTAACAACCACCTCCTTAGAATGGACGGACACGTTTGGCATCCAGGACAAGGATCAGCTATCCTCTCTCAAGGTGGCTCCCATTTCTGTAGCACCTGTGCGTTTGAAGAGCACCTCTCAGATGAATGATGCCAGAGAAGTAATACTCCTTCAGTTAACAGTGATGGAAGTGATGATAACCAGGATATTGTCTGTCAAAACTGAGTTCCATGCAAAGGAGAAATACAGagat ATCTCTATGTTCCAAAATTTGGATAAATTGTTATCTCACATGGCTGCAAAGTGCCTTGCATTGCTTCTGTATTTCCAATTGAAAGAAAAG ATAACATTAAGTAATTCCTGGGTTACTTTTTgccaaaaaaatctttctgaataCTCTGAGAGTGATAAAGTAATATACTGCCTCTGGACTCATATAGCTGTAATAAAAGAAATCTTCAAAGATACATGTTCACAAAAAGCAG AAATTCTAAAGGAGTTCCTGATTCCTTTTGAAACTGTTTTTGAAGTATTTTACAATTCCTTATTTTCTCAGCATTTTGAAAACTGCCAAGATActtctaaaataataaacagcTTGATGTGTTTTCTGGAATTGCTTGAGCTTCTCATGGCCTCCAGAATCTACCTGAAGCTTTATTTCACTTGCcagaggattttatttttgaaaccatCTTGTGTGCTACAAGTTATTACCTGGCCTGTTCAGGCTTTTGTCAAAAGGAAGGTCATCATATTTATCAAAAAGTGCCTTCTCCATAAAGTGGGTGAAGACCTCTTTCGTGGATCTATGCCTGCCTTAATGCCGTCAGACTGTCATTTAGAGATGGACATGTTGGCTTTAGCGAATGCGGTTTTGCAAGCTGTGAATTTGGGGTTGTTGAAGACATTGTCTGTTCATGGAAAACCTTCCTTCTTTGGAGGTGATGAAATTCAGCCTGGATGTGAACATATCTCTGGTCCAGATCATGTGATCCTTAGAGCAGTGAGTTTAGTTATAATGAAAGCCTTAGAAATCAAGTTTCAAAATTGCACCTCAGCAAACGAAATGAAAG AACAGGATGATGACATGCTGGAGGCTGCTAAAGCATCGGTGAGCATCTACCTAACATTGACCAg aGAATGTGAAGCTACTGAAAGCTTgacccaagaaaaagaaatgtgtaagCACCACACACATGAAAATGGCTACAATCCtcattgtattttcttattcttcttaaaaaatatagGTTTTGATTCTACAGTTCTTCTTGACTTTTTGATTTCATCAGAAACCtgttttcttgaatattttgttaaatatttaaaattactgcAAAAAGACTGGGATAATTTTTTTACCATTTGCAAGTACTTTGATGCAGCTGAATCTAAATATGATGTAAATATTTGTGGTTGTGACTCCTCACTTGCCCAAGACAGAAGCACCAACCAAACGATACCTCATCGCTTGACTATTCTTGATAGTCATGTAAATGCTTGTGCTTGGGTCTCCTGGGCTTCGGATGCTGCTTCTGAACCACGGAACCAGGTTGTGATGTCCAAGGAGGCCCACATCATGCAGGCTCATAGTCTGTCTTCTCCCCAGGCTTCCCAAAGTCTGGTAGATTATGACAGCTCTGATGATTCTGAAGTGGACTCCACAAACCAGTGTTCAGCGAACAGTAAACAGACATCTTTACACCAAGAAGCTATTAAGAAAATTCAGGATGCAGCTGAGACAAGTAGGGATATAAAAGAACTTAGCCTAGATCCTCAATCAAGGCCTCTGGTTCCAAAACACTTTAATACTCCCTTCTCTGTTAACTGTGAAGTAGCCCCAAATAATACTGTCTTGAAAGTGGGAATATCTTACAGAACAGTAAAAtgcttcaaagagctacaagttgCCATTTACCgtttacagaagaaaaatcttttccCATATAATCCAACTGCACTTTTGAAATTGTTAAAATATGTAGAGGCAATATGTAATAAAAGTATGAGCCCTTTGTAA